GCCTCCGTATTTTCGCTGATGCTGGGGTACTCGCGGGTGCCTTATGCGGCGGCCAAGGACGGCAACTATTTCAAGGCTTTTGCCAAAGTGCATCCCGTGTATCGCTTCCCCCATGTTTCGCTTTTGGCGTTGGGGGTGGTGGCGGCGGCATTCTGTTTTTTGCGCTTAAAAGATGCGATCGCTGCACTCGTAGTAATTCGATTGATCCTGCAATTTCTAGTGCAGGCCGTGGGGCTGATCGTGTTGCGAATTCGCCGCCCGGAAATGCCTCGGCCCTTCCGTATGTGGTTTTATCCCTTACCGGCATTGCTGGCGATTTCGGGATTTCTTTTTATTTTGTTCAGGCGGGAAAACTGGCAAAAGGAAATGCGCTATGCCGCGGCGATTCTGCTGACCGGCGTGATCATCTACTTGATTCGCGCCTGGAAGGAATCGCAGTGGCCGTTTGCCAAAGACCTGCAAACAAATTCTTAACCACAGAGGACACGGGGAACGCCGAGGCGGCCCGACAATAAATGGCAGATCAGATTTCAGTTCCGATAGTCGGGCCGGCAAATCTTCGGCGCACCGACCCGGCGTGGGCGCCGCTGGGCGAGCCGTTATTTCGCTCGCTATGGATTGCAGCGGTCATTTCCTATACCGGAACTTGGATGCAAAACGTCGGCGCAGGCTGGCTGATGACGCAGCTCACCACTTCGCCGCTCATGGTGAGCCTGGTGCAAGCAGCGGCTGCGGTGCCAGTGTTCCTGGTGGTGTTGCCCGCTGGTGCGCTGGCCGACATGGTGGATCGGCGGCGGCTCTTGCTCTTCACACAGAGCTGGATGGTCGTGGCCTCGGCGGCCCTGGGCGTATTGACGCTGCTGCACGCGGTGAATCCGTGGGTGCTGCTGATTTTTACGTTTCTGCTGGGCCTGGGCGCGGTAATGAATGATCCGGCGTGGCAGGCGATTACGCCCGACGTGGTTTCTCCCGCACGACATGCTTCAGCAGTTGCGCTAAACTCAGCCGGATTCAACGTGGCGCGGGCAGTGGGTCCGGCACTGGGCGGTCTGATCGTGGCATCGGCAGGATCAGGGTCGTCGTTTCTATTGAACGCCGCGTCATTCTTTGGCGTCATTGTCTTCTTGCGCAAGTGGCGACAGCCGCCGCATGATCCCCTGCCCAGGCAAAATCTCTACGATGCGATTGCCGAGGGCTTTCGCTACGTTCGCGGCGCGCCCGAGGTTCGCTCGGTATTGATTCGCACCGGCGCGTTCAGCGTGGGGGCAACATCCTTGCTGGCGCTGCTTCCGCTGATTTGCCAGCCTCACGGCGCGCAGGGCTACGGCTTCCTGTTAACCTGCTTCGGTCTGGGAGCCCTTGCAGGCGCCGCTCTGCTGCCTCGGCTGCGCCTGCGTTATTCGGTCGACTGGCTGGTTGCGGGCGCGACCGTCATTTTCGCCGTCATGACGTTCCTGGCCGGACAAACTCATATCTTCGAACGGCTCTGTCTGATATTGTTTACCGCGGGCGCGGCATGGATCGGCATTCTGGCCTGCTTCAACGTGGTTGCGCAGACTATGTGTCCGTCCTGGATGCGGGCGCGGGCGCTCTCCATGTACTTGCTGGTATTGCAGGGCGGCATGGCCCTGGGCAGCGCCGTCTGGGGAGAACTAGCGGCGCGCCAGGGCGTGCCGGCGGCGCTGGCATGGTCGGCGCTGGCGATGGTGGTGGGCCTGGCCAGCATCCGGCGGCATCGGCTAACCGCGGCAGAGATGAAAATGGCTCCAGCGGTCGTAAGAGACTAAGTCGTCGATTTCAAGATTTCAAAACTAATAACCCAGGAGAACCATGAGAAATAGATTGGGATTCGCGGTTTGTGGTTTGCTTTTGACGACCATGGCGGCAGCAGCACAAATGCCGAAACCCAAAGACGACCACCGCACGGTGACTCAAATATTGGATAACTCTGTCCTCAACATGGAACACGAATTTGTACCGGCCGCCGAGGCCATGCCGGAAGACAAATACAACTTCGCTCCCACCAATGGCGAGTTCAAGGGCGTGCGCACCTTTGCCGAACAGGTCAAGCACGTCGCGGCTGTCAATTACATGCTGGGAGCCGCGCTTCTCGAGCAGAAACCCCCTGTCGAGCTTGGCGGCGAGTCTGGACCAAACTCTATCGCCAGCAAAGCAGAGATTCTTAAGTTCCTGAAAGAGTCCTTCGAGTACGTCCACAAGGCAATTGCTACCATCAACGAAAAGAATCTTGCTGGAACCGTGAAGAGCCCGTTCGGCGAAGGAGCGGTGTCGCGCTTAGGGGTGGCAACCATTGTGGTCGCGCACGGCTTCAACGGCTACGGCCAGATGGTTGAGTATCTCCGGATGAATGGAATCGTGCCGCCAGCCAGCCGGTAATCCAGCTCGGAAACGCCTGGGGGATGGCTTATGCGCGACGCCGGCGCGGAGCTGTCTTGAGCGCCATTC
Above is a window of Candidatus Sulfotelmatobacter sp. DNA encoding:
- a CDS encoding MFS transporter, giving the protein MADQISVPIVGPANLRRTDPAWAPLGEPLFRSLWIAAVISYTGTWMQNVGAGWLMTQLTTSPLMVSLVQAAAAVPVFLVVLPAGALADMVDRRRLLLFTQSWMVVASAALGVLTLLHAVNPWVLLIFTFLLGLGAVMNDPAWQAITPDVVSPARHASAVALNSAGFNVARAVGPALGGLIVASAGSGSSFLLNAASFFGVIVFLRKWRQPPHDPLPRQNLYDAIAEGFRYVRGAPEVRSVLIRTGAFSVGATSLLALLPLICQPHGAQGYGFLLTCFGLGALAGAALLPRLRLRYSVDWLVAGATVIFAVMTFLAGQTHIFERLCLILFTAGAAWIGILACFNVVAQTMCPSWMRARALSMYLLVLQGGMALGSAVWGELAARQGVPAALAWSALAMVVGLASIRRHRLTAAEMKMAPAVVRD
- a CDS encoding DinB family protein; amino-acid sequence: MGFAVCGLLLTTMAAAAQMPKPKDDHRTVTQILDNSVLNMEHEFVPAAEAMPEDKYNFAPTNGEFKGVRTFAEQVKHVAAVNYMLGAALLEQKPPVELGGESGPNSIASKAEILKFLKESFEYVHKAIATINEKNLAGTVKSPFGEGAVSRLGVATIVVAHGFNGYGQMVEYLRMNGIVPPASR